From Lolium perenne isolate Kyuss_39 chromosome 5, Kyuss_2.0, whole genome shotgun sequence, a single genomic window includes:
- the LOC127326344 gene encoding EPIDERMAL PATTERNING FACTOR-like protein 2, protein MGRRRRVFLLLLFFLFLLVVILILASAATATHSSHANARAAIAEEVEEGVGVQAMMLRKTMLGSRPPSCEGRCRSSCGRRCEAVQVPVTPHDLLQMLRDRRKKKTLQEAGAGGGRSSGGVSLPSSYDDRSNYKPLGWRCKCLHS, encoded by the exons ATGGGCCGCCGCCGGcgggtcttcctcctcctcctattCTTCCTTTTCTTGCTGGTTGTTATTTTGATCCTCGCCTCAGCCGCCACCGCTACCCACAGCAGCCATGCCAATGCGCGGGCCGCCATTGCCGAG GAGGTCGAGGAAGGCGTTGGCGTTCAGGCCATGATGCTGAGGAAGACGATGCTGGGGTCCCGGCCGCCGAGCTGCGAGGGGCGGTGCCGGTCGTCGTGCGGCCGCCGGTGCGAGGCCGTGCAGGTGCCCGTCACCCCGCACGACCTGCTTCAGATGCTGCGCgacaggaggaagaagaagacgttgCAAGAAGCGGGAGCAGGAGGCGGCCGCAGCAGTGGCGGCGTGTCGCTGCCTTCCTCCTACGACGACCGCTCCAACTACAAGCCGCTCGGCTGGCGATGCAAGTGCCTCCACTCCTAG